The genomic interval CAGTGTACAAGTATCTTTTGTATTGGAAGGCTGATAACGTTTTGCAATTGGCTTTTTAAGACTAATTGCTATTTAGGGTTCTCTTTTTATTCTTCGGGTAAAACGAGTATGGGCATTTTTGTATATACCGTTTTTTGGATATGCTCTTCTTCCACAAGAGATTGGAAAAATGTTTTTTGGCGTCGTGTCATTACAATAAGTTCGTTGGCTTCGTCATCTAGAAAAGCAGATATGCCGGTATAAAAATCTTTTTCGATAAGTAGTCTGAAGTTAAGTTGTGAATAGCTAATTTCTTCATTAGCTATTTCTTTGAATCCCCTAAACTTTGCTTTTGTTTCCAGATTATCTTCAGCAGCAATATGGAGTACCGTAATTTTGGCGTTAAAAAGTTCAGCCCATTTAGTTAGCTGATGGAGGATTTCCAGATTTCTGTTGTGGAAATCAGTTGCAAAGGTCATATGGCTAAAATCTGAATAAGGCTGATCTGCAGGAACGACAAGGACGGGTACTGGTGATTGGAGCATAATATCTGATGAGATACTGCCAAACAGCATTTTTCCTATGTTAGATTTTCCTGTTGATCCCATAATAATCAGATCACCAGAAGATTCTAGAATATTGGGAACCGTACTACCCAATTCGATACTGGTAGTGATTGACAAATCACTGTACCTATTTTGACTAATTAACTCTTCCATCATTGTTTCTGATCCGTACGTATATGGCTGTTTCACAGAGTGCATAATTGATAAATCAGCATCGCATTTGTCAGCAATTTCTAAGGCATATTGCAAAGCATTTTGGGCAGG from Fodinibius salinus carries:
- a CDS encoding universal stress protein — encoded protein: MLDNIKEILLPTDFSKPAQNALQYALEIADKCDADLSIMHSVKQPYTYGSETMMEELISQNRYSDLSITTSIELGSTVPNILESSGDLIIMGSTGKSNIGKMLFGSISSDIMLQSPVPVLVVPADQPYSDFSHMTFATDFHNRNLEILHQLTKWAELFNAKITVLHIAAEDNLETKAKFRGFKEIANEEISYSQLNFRLLIEKDFYTGISAFLDDEANELIVMTRRQKTFFQSLVEEEHIQKTVYTKMPILVLPEE